A genomic segment from Pseudoduganella chitinolytica encodes:
- a CDS encoding ATP-binding protein has translation MSLRILSLAVQEELDVVASRQRARQIAQLCGFANQDQARIATAVSELARNVYNYAASGRVEFSIEGETVPQLLVIRIEDQGPGIANLEQVLSGRYQSRTGMGMGILGARRLMDQFDIRSGTGGTVITLKKLLPHDAPLVTSGAVGAMGAQLASLSPNVTLAEMQQQNKELLATLSELKTRQDELVQLTRELEDTNRGVVALYAELDEKADHLRRADEMKTRFLSNMSHEFRTPLSSIRALSRLLLERVDGELSPEQEKQVKFILKGAESLTELVDDLLDLAKIEAGKIDVRPVAFEVGDMFSALRGMLRPLLVSTKVELLFDGPETPIAMMTDEAKLSQILRNFISNALKFTESGYVKVSATVLPKGDAVRFDVEDTGIGIAPEHQQIIFEEFSQVENRLQHKVKGTGLGLPLCRRLAGLLGGSVTLRSTPGQGSTFSALIPAAYDTMPDPLAFRGTLAPADTTGIPVLVVEDDRSTMMLYRSFFRNTPYRAVCARSVWEAEQAWAAQAPAAVILDLYLHGEDSWRWLAQTKNDERRKHVPVIIASEVADRQKAFSLGAEAYLAKPVAREELLAQLNALCHVH, from the coding sequence ATGAGCCTGCGCATCCTCAGCCTGGCGGTGCAGGAGGAACTGGACGTGGTGGCGTCGCGCCAGCGCGCGCGCCAGATCGCCCAGCTGTGCGGCTTTGCCAACCAGGACCAGGCCCGCATCGCCACCGCCGTCTCGGAACTGGCGCGCAATGTCTACAACTACGCCGCCAGCGGCCGCGTCGAGTTTTCCATCGAAGGCGAAACTGTGCCGCAGCTGCTGGTGATCCGCATCGAGGACCAGGGTCCCGGCATCGCCAACCTCGAGCAGGTGCTGTCCGGCCGCTACCAGTCGCGTACCGGCATGGGCATGGGCATCCTCGGTGCGCGCCGGCTGATGGACCAGTTCGACATTCGCTCCGGTACCGGCGGCACCGTCATCACGCTGAAGAAGCTGCTGCCGCACGACGCGCCCCTGGTCACGTCCGGCGCGGTCGGCGCGATGGGTGCGCAACTGGCCTCCCTCTCGCCCAACGTCACGCTGGCCGAGATGCAGCAGCAGAACAAGGAACTGCTGGCCACGCTGTCCGAGCTGAAGACGCGCCAGGATGAACTGGTGCAGCTGACGCGCGAGCTGGAGGACACCAACCGCGGCGTCGTCGCGCTGTATGCGGAGCTGGACGAAAAGGCCGACCACCTGCGCCGCGCGGACGAGATGAAGACGCGCTTCCTGTCCAACATGAGCCATGAATTCCGCACGCCCCTGAGCTCGATCCGGGCGCTGTCGCGCCTCCTGCTCGAGCGGGTCGACGGCGAGCTCAGTCCCGAGCAGGAAAAGCAGGTCAAATTCATCCTGAAAGGGGCCGAGTCGCTGACGGAACTGGTGGACGACCTGCTGGACCTGGCCAAGATCGAGGCGGGCAAGATCGACGTGCGTCCGGTCGCGTTCGAGGTCGGCGACATGTTCTCGGCGCTGCGCGGCATGCTGCGGCCCCTCCTGGTCAGCACCAAGGTGGAGCTGCTGTTCGACGGGCCCGAGACGCCGATCGCCATGATGACGGACGAGGCCAAGCTGTCGCAGATCCTGCGCAACTTCATCTCCAACGCACTGAAATTCACGGAGAGCGGCTACGTCAAGGTCAGCGCCACCGTGCTGCCGAAAGGCGACGCCGTGCGGTTCGACGTCGAGGACACGGGGATCGGTATCGCGCCCGAGCACCAGCAGATCATCTTCGAGGAATTCTCCCAGGTGGAGAACCGGCTGCAGCACAAGGTCAAGGGGACGGGCCTGGGCCTGCCCCTGTGCCGCCGCCTGGCCGGACTGCTGGGCGGCTCCGTCACGCTGCGCAGCACGCCGGGCCAGGGCTCGACGTTCTCCGCATTGATCCCCGCCGCCTACGACACGATGCCCGATCCGCTGGCGTTCCGCGGCACGCTGGCGCCGGCCGACACGACCGGCATCCCCGTCCTGGTGGTGGAGGACGACCGTTCGACGATGATGTTGTACCGCAGCTTCTTCCGCAACACCCCCTACCGCGCCGTCTGCGCGCGCAGCGTGTGGGAAGCGGAACAGGCGTGGGCCGCGCAAGCGCCGGCCGCCGTCATCCTCGACCTGTACCTGCACGGCGAGGACAGTTGGCGCTGGCTGGCGCAGACGAAGAACGACGAGCGGCGCAAGCACGTGCCCGTCATCATCGCCTCCGAAGTCGCCGACCGCCAGAAGGCGTTCTCGCTGGGAGCCGAAGCCTACCTGGCGAAGCCTGTCGCACGGGAAGAACTGCTGGCACAATTGAACGCACTGTGTCATGTACACTAG
- a CDS encoding ATP-binding response regulator has protein sequence MKVTAPPPLILNVDDTDAARYAKTRILQRAGFRVTEAGSGTEALEKAHTEAPDLVLLDTKLPDINGFEVCRQLKQDPHTAPVLVLQTSASYLSSPDKVRALDSGADNYLFEPIEPEELVANVRALLRLGRVERELRDMDRRKDEFLAILAHELRNPLGPIRNAVELLRSLDPHASPAQENARRVILRQTDHMVRLVDDLLDVSRISQGKIALRRAPLELCALLRTAVETAEPNMASRQHVLTVQLPEQEIWIDGDSVRLAQIVGNLLNNAAKFTPPGGRVALSAALEGGQAVIRVTDNGIGIDPAEAGSIFDLFAQAGHSPDRVQDGLGIGLSLVRTLVNLHGGEVHADSRGLGEGATFEVRLPTLPATAQAAAPEQVANEPARRADVYRILVVDDNQDSAEIVCALLQFAGHEVHMAHDGAGAIECALRLAPDVIFLDIGLPDMSGVEVAEKMRGYPQLQKTILVALTGYGQDKDRAGAMAAGFNRHLTKPVNMETLNETVRTLMRPC, from the coding sequence ATGAAGGTAACCGCGCCCCCACCCCTGATCCTGAACGTCGATGACACCGATGCGGCCCGTTACGCCAAGACGCGCATCCTGCAGCGGGCGGGCTTCCGGGTGACCGAAGCGGGCAGCGGCACGGAGGCGCTGGAAAAGGCGCACACGGAGGCGCCGGACCTGGTGCTGCTGGACACCAAGCTGCCGGACATCAACGGCTTCGAGGTGTGCCGCCAGCTCAAGCAGGACCCGCACACGGCGCCCGTGCTGGTGCTGCAGACGTCGGCGTCGTACCTGTCGTCGCCCGACAAGGTGCGGGCGCTGGACAGCGGTGCCGACAACTACCTGTTCGAGCCCATCGAACCGGAAGAGCTGGTGGCCAACGTGCGGGCGCTGCTGCGCCTGGGCCGGGTCGAACGGGAGCTGCGCGACATGGACCGCCGCAAGGACGAGTTCCTGGCGATCCTCGCGCACGAGCTGCGCAACCCGCTGGGGCCGATCCGCAACGCCGTCGAGCTGCTGCGCAGCCTTGATCCGCATGCCTCCCCCGCCCAGGAAAACGCCCGCCGCGTCATCCTGCGCCAGACCGACCACATGGTCCGGCTGGTGGACGACCTGCTGGACGTGTCGCGCATCTCGCAGGGCAAGATCGCCCTGCGCCGCGCACCGCTGGAACTGTGCGCCCTGCTGCGCACCGCCGTCGAGACGGCCGAGCCGAACATGGCGAGCCGCCAGCACGTGCTGACGGTGCAGCTGCCGGAGCAGGAGATCTGGATCGATGGCGACAGCGTGCGCCTGGCCCAGATCGTGGGCAACCTCCTCAACAACGCGGCCAAGTTCACGCCGCCCGGCGGCCGCGTCGCCCTCAGCGCCGCGCTGGAAGGCGGCCAGGCCGTCATCCGCGTCACCGACAACGGCATCGGCATCGATCCGGCCGAAGCCGGCTCGATCTTCGACCTGTTCGCCCAGGCGGGCCACTCGCCCGACCGCGTGCAGGACGGTCTCGGCATCGGCCTGTCGCTGGTGCGCACGCTCGTCAACCTGCATGGCGGCGAAGTGCATGCCGACAGTCGCGGCCTCGGCGAAGGCGCCACGTTCGAGGTCCGGCTGCCCACGCTGCCGGCCACGGCGCAGGCCGCCGCGCCGGAACAGGTCGCGAACGAACCGGCCAGGCGCGCCGACGTCTACCGCATCCTCGTGGTGGACGACAACCAGGACTCGGCTGAAATCGTCTGCGCGCTGCTGCAGTTCGCCGGTCATGAAGTGCACATGGCGCACGACGGCGCCGGCGCGATCGAGTGCGCGCTGCGCCTGGCGCCGGACGTCATCTTCCTCGATATCGGCCTGCCCGACATGAGCGGCGTGGAAGTGGCGGAAAAGATGCGCGGCTATCCCCAGTTGCAGAAGACCATCCTTGTCGCCCTGACCGGTTACGGCCAGGACAAGGATCGCGCGGGCGCCATGGCGGCCGGCTTCAACCGCCACCTGACCAAGCCCGTCAACATGGAAACGCTGAACGAGACGGTGCGCACGCTGATGCGCCCGTGCTGA